Proteins from one Bos indicus x Bos taurus breed Angus x Brahman F1 hybrid chromosome 19, Bos_hybrid_MaternalHap_v2.0, whole genome shotgun sequence genomic window:
- the ALDH3A1 gene encoding aldehyde dehydrogenase, dimeric NADP-preferring produces the protein MSAISEVVQRARAAFNSGRTRPLQFRVQQLEGLRRLIREREKDLVGALAADLHKNEWTAYYEEIVYVLEEIDYMIRKLPEWAADEPVEKTPHTQQDEAYIHSEPLGVVLIIGSWNYPFNLTIQPMVGAIAAGNAVVLKPSELSENTASLLATILPQYLDQDLYPVINGGVAETTEVLKERFDHILFTGSTGVGRVVMMAAAKHLTPVTLELGGKNPCYVDKDCDLDIACRRIAWGKFMNSGQTCVAPDYILCDPSIQSQVVEKLKKSLKEFYGEDAKKSRDYGRIINSRHFQRVMGLLEGQKVAYGGTGDATTRYIAPTILTDVDPESPVMQEEVFGPVLPIMCVRSLEEAIQFITQREKPLALYVFSPNDKVIKKMIAETSSGGVTANDVVVHISVHSLPYGGVGDSGMGSYHGRKSFETFSHRRSCLVRPLLNEETLKARYPPSPAKMPRH, from the exons ATGAGCGCAATCAGCGAGGTGGTGCAGCGGGCCAGAGCCGCCTTCAACTCGGGACGGACGCGCCCGCTCCAGTTCCGCGTCCAGCAGCTGGAGGGGCTGCGGCGCCTGATCCGCGAACGAGAGAAGGACCTCGTGGGCGCGCTGGCTGCGGACCTCCACAAG AATGAATGGACCGCCTACTACGAGGAGATTGTGTATGTCCTGGAGGAGATCGACTACATGATCAGGAAACTCCCTGAGTGGGCTGCTGACGAGCCTGTGGAGAAGACCCCCCACACCCAGCAGGATGAGGCCTACATCCACTCGGAGCCCCTGGGCGTGGTCCTAATCATCGGGAGCTGGAACTACCCCTTCAACCTGACCATCCAGCCCATGGTGGGCGCCATCGCTGCAG GGAATGCGGTGGTCCTGAAGCCGTCAGAGCTGAGTGAGAACACGGCAAGCCTGCTGGCCACCATCCTCCCCCAGTACCTGGACCAG GATCTGTACCCTGTGATCAACGGGGGTGTCGCTGAGACCACAGAGGTGCTCAAGGAGAGATTCGACCACATCCTGTTCACCGGGAGCACCGGGGTGGGCAGGGTCGTCATGATGGCTGCGGCCAAGCACCTGACCCCCGTCACACTGGAGCTAGGGGGCAAGAACCCCTGCTATGTGGACAAGGACTGCGACCTGGACATTGCCTGCAG ACGCATCGCCTGGGGAAAGTTCATGAACAGTGGCCAGACCTGCGTGGCCCCCGACTACATCCTGTGTGACCCCTCTATCCAGAGCCAAGTCGTGGAGAAGCTCAAAAAGTCCCTGAAA GAGTTCTACGGGGAGGACGCCAAGAAGTCCAGGGACTACGGGAGAATCATCAACTCCCGGCACTTCCAGAGGGTGATGGGCCTGCTGGAGGGCCAGAAGGTCGCCTACGGAGGCACCGGGGACGCGACCACCCGCTACATCG CCCCCACCATCCTTACGGACGTGGACCCCGAGTCCCCGGTGATGCAGGAGGAGGTCTTCGGGCCCGTCCTGCCCATCATGTGTGTGCGCAGCCTGGAGGAGGCCATCCAGTTCATCACCCAGCGCGAGAAGCCCCTGGCGCTCTACGTCTTCTCACCGAACGACAAG GTGATTAAGAAGATGATCGCGGAGACCTCCAGCGGCGGGGTGACAGCCAACGACGTCGTTGTCCACATCAGCGTGCACTCGCTGCCCTACGGGGGTGTGG GGGACAGCGGCATGGGGTCCTACCATGGCAGGAAGAGCTTCGAGACCTTCTCGCACCGCCGCTCCTGCCTGGTGAGGCCTCTGCTGAACGAAGAGACCCTCAAAGCCAGATACCCGCCGAGCCCGGCCAAG ATGCCTCGTCACTGA